Genomic segment of Kibdelosporangium phytohabitans:
GAGCCGACGCGGTCAGGGCGACCGGCGCGGACACCGTGCCCGTCACCCTGTCGGCGAGACAGCTCGACACGGTCAAAACCCGGATCGACCAGCAGAGGGCACCCGCGGCGGTGCACAGCTGGTACGCCGACCCGCGCACCGGCAGCGTGGTGATCACAGTGGACAGCCACACCGCGGACGTCACCGCGTTCCTCACCGCGGCCAGGGCAGCAGGGCCGGTGACCGTGCGGACCACCACCGCGCCACGGCCCAGGACGTTCGCGGCCGGGACGGTCGGCGGTGATCCGTACTACATCAACGGCAACACCCGCTGCTCGATCGGTTTCTCGGTCGCGGGCGGGTTCGTCAGCGCCGGGCACTGCGGCGGCGTCGGCGGCAACGTCGTCGGCTGGGACGGCTCGCAGATGGGTACGTTCGCCGGATCGTCGTTCCCCGGCAACGACTACGCGTTCATCAGGACCGGGTGGGGCTGGTGGAACGTCGGCGTCGTGCTCGGCTGGGGCCAGGTGCCCGACCAGGTGGTGCGTGGTTCGTGGGAGGCCCCGGTCGGCAGCTCGGTGTGCCGTTCCGGCTCGACGACCCACTGGCACTGCGGCCAGATCCAGGCCAAGAACGAGACCGTGAACTACCAGCAGGGCGCGTTCCACGGCGCGACCAAGACCAGCGTGTGCGCCGAGCCCGGTGACTCCGGCGGTTCGTTCATCACCGGCGACCAGGCCCAGGGCGTGACCTCGGGCGGCTGGGGCACCTGCTCGGGCGGCGGGCAGACGTGGTTCCAGCCGGTGAACGAGATCCTGTCGGCCTACGGCCTGCGACTGTCCACGCTCTGACTCCCCCGGTGGGCGCGGCTACCGGTCGCGCCCTCCGGCTTTTTCCAGCACGGACAGGAAGTTCGCCACCAGAGCGGTGTCCTGCGCCGGACGCCACGCGATCCCGACGTCCCACACCGCCGCCGGGTGGTCCAGTGCGGTGAGGGTCACGCCGGCGGGAGCGATCCGTGCGGCGGTCGCGGGCACCAGCGCCGGACCGACACCCGCGGCCACGAGAGCGAGAACTGTCTGCAGGTCGTGGGTTTCGTACAGGGTGGCGGGCTGGATGCCCCACGCCTCGCACAACTTGTCGACCTGGCCGGTCAGCCCCGGTCCTTTGGCTCGTCCCAGCCGGACCAGCCCCCGCTGGGCGATCAACTGCGGAACGTCACCGGAAACCGGGCCGGAGCTGGCGACCGCGAGCTGGTCGCGCCGGAGCACCCGCTGCGCCAGGTCCACGTCCACGGGCAGCCGGACGAAACCGGCGTGCAGCTCCCCGTTGCGGATCCGGTCGACCTGCCCGGCGGAGGGCAGGTCCTCCAAGCTGATCTCCACGTCCGGGTACGACTGCCGGAAAGCGGCGACCGCCCGTGGCGCGAGATCGATAGTGGACAGTCCGAACCCGAGCGACAACCGTCCGATCGCACCACTGGCGAGCCGGCGGGCGCGCCGCGTGAACTCGTCGCCGGCCGCGACCAGCTCACGTGCCTGAGGCAGCAGCGTCGCACCGAACTCGGTGAGCGTCGCCCCATGCCGCCCGCGGGCGAACAACGTCCCGCCGAGTTCGCGTTCCAGCGCCTGGATCTGCTTGGTCAGGGCGGGCTGGGTGATCGCGGCACTCGCCGCGGCCGGGCCGTAGCCGTGGTGCTCGGCGACCGCGACGAAGGCCCGCAACCTGCTGTTCATTCCACTAGGTTATGACAAGTGCCCAAAGATTCATTGGACGCATGGAACGTGTCCGCGATCTGATGAAGCCGTGACGAACACGGTGAAGGTCGCAGCAGTCCAGTTCGAACACCAACCCGGCGACAAGCAGTACAACCTCGGCCGCGTTGAACACTTCGCGCGCCGGGCAGCGGGGGTCCACCTGGTGGCGTGCCCCGAGATGTGTCTGGTCGGATACTGGCATCTGCGCCGCCGAAGCCCAGCGGAACTACACGCCCTGGCCGAGCCGCAGGACGGACCGTCGGTCAGCGCGGTCCGCTCACTGGCACGCGAGCTCGGTGTCGCGATCGGCGCCGGATTCCTGGAAAGCGCCAACGACCGGCTGTACAACTCGTACGCCCTGTGCATGCCGGACGGTGACGTGCACGTCCACCGCAAGCTGCACGCGTTCGAGCACCCGGCGATCAGCAGCGGCGACGGCTACACCGTGTTCGACACACCGTGGGGCGTGCGCATGGCAATCCTCATCTGCTGGGACAACAACCTCGTCGAGAACGTCCGCGCGTGCGCGTTGTCCGGGGCGTCGGTGCTGATCGCGCCACACCAAACCGGCGGAACCTCCTCCCGCAGCCCACACGGGATGCGCCCGATTCCCCTGCCCCTCTGGGAGAACAGGCACAACGACCCGGAGGCGGTCGAACGCGAGTTCCGCGGCCCCAACGGCCGCGACTGGCTGATGCGCTGGCTACCCGCACGAGCACACGACAACGGCATGTTCGTCGTCTTCAGCAACGGCGTCGGCCGTGACGACGACGAAGTACGCACAGGCAACGCCATGATCCTGGACCCCTACGGCCGCACAGTGACCGAAACGTGGGCAGCGGCCGATGACATGGTGGTCGCCGAACTGGACCTCGGCCTCGTCGGACTGTCCTCCGGCCGCCGGTGGATGGCAGGCCGCCGGCCCGAGCTGTACGACATCCTCACCACCCGGTTCGGCAACGAACGCGACCCGCGCACCGCACGGTTCGCCACCGAACCCGTCGCTACCTGACCAGAACTCACACAAGGCGACAAACAATGGCATGCGACAGGCTTACCGTTCTACCCGAACTGATCTTGAGAACACCGCCGCGATCGAAAACGCTCGCACCTTGAACCTGCTGGACGGCCACTCCCCGCAATGACGCCGTGGAAACGTCGAGTCTCGCACTGACCTGCGTCGAAGTCCTGGCTTGGCCCGTCCTCGCGGTGGCAGCACTACTCCTGCTGTGGACGTTTCTCCGTCGCCGCTATCCGGCGACAACAACTCAGGAGAAGAAACGCACACCCGATTCCTGGCCACAGGGACGAGACAAAGCCCGACTCGCCGCCGTCTCGGTCAAAGAAGCCGAGCATCTTGCCTCGCTCGAGTCGGCACAACCACCTGATCCAGTTGTACACCTCCAGCAAGCTGTCCGGATCAAGCCAACGACGCACCGGGAGTCAGCTCACCAGATCTGCGAGAACTACCGGTCGGGGCACGTCGTCATCGTCGATTTGGCGAGCACCGACGAGGTCACTGCCGCCCGCCTCGGCGACTTCTGCAGTGGCATGATCACTGCATCGAGAGATCGTGGTTCCAGGTGCCCAGCACCGTCAGCATGCTGACGCCGCACGCCTGATCTGCCGGGAGACTTCCACGGACACCATGCGAGGCCGGAGCACCAAAGATCGATGACGACAGAAGGCGCACGCGGCCGAGAACAAGGCAGTTCCAGGCCGGTTGGCCCTGCCCGTTCGGACGACGAGATCCTGGCGGCGAACGAACAACTCCTCGAGCTGAACACCAAAATCCGCACGCTGGAGCACTGTGTCGTTCTCGCACGGCGGCGCAGGCACCGCGCCGTGGCATCGAACGTTTTCGGGCCGGTATTGCCGTTGCTCCTGTAGGCCATGTTCTGGATCCATGGATACCTGGGTCGACCAAACTGGCGCTGTCCATCCCCGGATTCCTGATCGCACTCGCGTGCGCGGCCGCGGCCGTTCACCTCACTCGTGACCCCGGCGGTGGCTCGAAGACGGACAAGGAGGACGGCAGCAAAGGGGACGGCGATCGGGGCTGGAGCTCGAACTCGACATCGCCAAGACCCGCGACATCAAGAAACTGAAGATCTCGCAGGCAACGTTCGACACGATCACGCGGCGGCTCGTGGACAAGGACGAAGCGCACGGTGACATCCGGAAATTCCGGGCCGAGAGCAAGCGGTACCGCAATGTGACCAACATCTTCCAAGGCGTTCTGATCATCGGCTCCGTCGCAGCGACCGGTGCCTCCGCGATTGCCGCCGATCTGGGCCCCGTGCGCTGGGTCGCGTTCGCCTTCCGGTGACCTGGTGGAGGAGGTACATCGCCTCAAATCAGAACAGAAAAGCGCCAGCAGAATCTCGGGCAACCTCCCGATACCAGCAACGCGAACGAGTCGGGACACACTCACTGAGAATTGTTGTGCCAGTCCAGGACACGCAGTGCGCGCAACGTGTTCCACCGGCTCGGTGTGCCGTCACCGTCTTCCATGGTGAAGTGGACGTCGCCGCGGTGGGTGTCCTCCAGCAGCCATCGGCCGTCGTCCTGTCGCTTGGACCGCACGACCTCGATCGCCTCGGACAGCCGGGGATCGCGGGTGCCGGCGACGCGGAAAAAGTCCAACGCACGCAAAACGTCGTAATGCCACCAAGTCGGATAGGAGAAGCACAACCAGGACGGTTCGATGACTTCGCCTGTGCTCAGTTTGCGCATCAGGCGCCGTTGCAGCAGGTATTCCTCGCCGCGCTGCCGTGCGGCGACGGTCATCGCCGAACCGGTGGCCCGCTCGTAGTCCACAAAGCCTTCGAGTACGCAGATTGTCGTGTGGAACGACGACCGGACGGAGCCGTACTCCGCTTCGCAGTTCCAGCCGCCGTCCGGGAGTTGTTCACCGAGCAGCCGTTCGACGATGCCGCCGACCTCGACGCCGTAGTACGCGCCGAGCCCGACCGTGCGGCCGTTGATGCAGGGCTCGACCTCGCCGTCGAAGAACGGCTGTCCCGCGTGTTCCCACCGGCAGTTCTGCTTGACCAGTTCGGTTGTCTCACGGACGATCGGCGCGTCCGGGTCGACGCCGAGTTCACGCAGCAGCAGCAGCAGGGTCGGGTAGGTCGACGTCCACGGCTGTCCCGTTGAGGAATCGCCGCGGAAGTCCGCCGGGAAACACGCACCGCCCGCCCACAGTCCGTCGCTGCCGCGCAACGCCAGCAGCCGCGCTCCCCAGCCTTCCTGCGTGATCCGGGCGCGCTCGGCCTCGGCTTCGGCCGGTGGGGCGCCGGTCAGGT
This window contains:
- a CDS encoding cell division protein SepF, coding for MAALLLLWTFLRRRYPATTTQEKKRTPDSWPQGRDKARLAAVSVKEAEHLASLESAQPPDPVVHLQQAVRIKPTTHRESAHQICENYRSGHVVIVDLASTDEVTAARLGDFCSGMITASRDRGSRCPAPSAC
- a CDS encoding LysR family transcriptional regulator; amino-acid sequence: MNSRLRAFVAVAEHHGYGPAAASAAITQPALTKQIQALERELGGTLFARGRHGATLTEFGATLLPQARELVAAGDEFTRRARRLASGAIGRLSLGFGLSTIDLAPRAVAAFRQSYPDVEISLEDLPSAGQVDRIRNGELHAGFVRLPVDVDLAQRVLRRDQLAVASSGPVSGDVPQLIAQRGLVRLGRAKGPGLTGQVDKLCEAWGIQPATLYETHDLQTVLALVAAGVGPALVPATAARIAPAGVTLTALDHPAAVWDVGIAWRPAQDTALVANFLSVLEKAGGRDR
- a CDS encoding nitrilase family protein produces the protein MTNTVKVAAVQFEHQPGDKQYNLGRVEHFARRAAGVHLVACPEMCLVGYWHLRRRSPAELHALAEPQDGPSVSAVRSLARELGVAIGAGFLESANDRLYNSYALCMPDGDVHVHRKLHAFEHPAISSGDGYTVFDTPWGVRMAILICWDNNLVENVRACALSGASVLIAPHQTGGTSSRSPHGMRPIPLPLWENRHNDPEAVEREFRGPNGRDWLMRWLPARAHDNGMFVVFSNGVGRDDDEVRTGNAMILDPYGRTVTETWAAADDMVVAELDLGLVGLSSGRRWMAGRRPELYDILTTRFGNERDPRTARFATEPVAT